The Rhizoctonia solani chromosome 14, complete sequence genome has a segment encoding these proteins:
- a CDS encoding threonyl-tRNA synthetase: MRSKRLPRIDKATERGRAQVTRRRYQEDNPPRPKRTMFWRCGKSWDEEDTQMEERRNGDMPESECQWQDGTMVGHCGEIRFEANQVKKQVNAVQKEITAKRKAKEPFDEFLEQKNKLEAQVAEMEKAVDEEERVMRAKAATIGNLVNKGVPISQTEDDNKVLKTWHPDGPNAQVEKKSDILAHHEVMIRIGAFDTERGSKVAGHRGFFLTEDGRGYKKIQPPFFMRKDAMAKTAQLDQFDEELYKVSGDGEDKYLIATSEQPISAFHSDELFDQPEKQLPIKLSFCFGYAGYSTCFRKEAGAAGRDTWGIFRVHQFEKVEQFCITQPEHSWEMFEHMVENAEAFYQSLKILRFGSLVPVPGAYKELVSCSNCTDYQSRRLRIQCGQKQKGDTRTNWVHMLNGTLCATERALCCIVENYQSPEGLVIPEVLRPYMQGRELLPYAPVVVVAVVCVMLVAFGWWKRRKRTREFIQQLQTTAATTNNNSTSATNNISNSNTTTTNAAPTTGADAPARPPRRRRRRRPSQISTKSLPAYNEQAGDEEIVLVRRAENQNDSDDDDSNEQDDEPPNTTRQPSSSSRAPDSRPLLDDDSSPDMPRVSLASIPRTESAGPRVTGQYHLCFLSRKPSLSLNRSRSSQSQTIRSEDNRQHATTLHPYGDTPTYDEAMSTSHVHLPSTDTAHTTEPSTSTNTDLGQPRPTQTQQPSGSSAGHGSAPSESVEMTDTSPRPSTSTHRPSGSTSAFTHRPSTSLSVNAHKPSPSLSSLSLILTRSQSPTMSRTSLNISSPSPPPSSRESLGRFGMPYGEEAIAAARSREYLPPIYQPRVGEAGATTGADESGAISGTGGTGGIAGTNEITRTGSGSAGAAPGSDDDPTVTIRRGPMILTPGELATRQHRSGLAVSAPADPDPTVTITVTASADDTKEADEDYHEPGPGTTGVGTGTGLELEGFEKLEDTMVIQEEPMGIYEEAMTVQPKPRATRDYPTTEHHQHDLANQDSRRESVYTTHSFVTATEGERDSSPPTPTPTPGPGSRANSGSDSVSGLGSGSGTLVRRPIQIEVSTPSETQTRLSTETQTRSSTETQTQSQSQSRTTPAARKRCSFQNPARPCIQS; this comes from the exons GATGGTGGGACATTGCGGCGAGATTCGG TTCGAGGCGAACCAGGTAAAGAAACAGGTCAACGCCGTTCAAAAGGAGATCACAGCGAAACGCAAG GCCAAAGAGCCGTTTGATGAATTTTTAGAGCAAAAGAATAAACTCGAGGCGCAGGTTGCGGAGATGGAAAAGGCGGTGGACGAGGAAGAGCGAGTTATGCGCGCCAAGGCTGCGACGATTGGGAATCTAGTCAACAAGGGTGTCCCCATTAGCCAGACCGAG GACGACAATAAAGTGCTCAAAACATGGCACCCCGATGGCCCCAACGCCCAAGTCGAAAAAAAGAGCGACATTCTGGCGCACCACGAAGTGATGATCCGGATCGGGGCATTCGACACGGAACGAGGCTCCAAAGTCGCCGGACACCGCGGGTTCTTCCTCACCGAGGACGGA CGAGGGTACAAGAAGATTCAACCCCCGTTCTTCATGCGCAAGGACGCGATGGCCAAGACGGCGCAGCTGGACCAGTTTGACGAGGAGCTGTACAAGGTGTCTGGGGATGGAGAGGACAAGTACTTGATTGCGACGAGCGAGCAGCCTATTTCGGCGTTTCATTCGGACGAGCTGTTTGATCAGCCCGAGAAGCAACTGCCTATCAAGTTGAGCTTCTGTTTTGG GTATGCTGGATACTCGACGTGTTTCCGAAAAGAAGCTGGTGCAGCCGGTCGAGACACATGGGGCATCTTCCGTGTACATCAGTTCGAAAAGGTCGAGCAG TTCTGCATCACGCAACCGGAGCATTCGTGGGAGATGTTCGAGCACATGGTCGAGAATGCGGAAGCGTTTTACCAGTCGTTGAAGATCC TACGATTTGGAAGCTTGGTTCCCGTTCCAGGGGCATACAAGGAACTGGTTTCGTGTTCTAATTGCACGGATTATC AGAGCCGAAGGTTGCGTATCCAATGCGGACAGAAACAAAAGGGTGACACACGCACAAACTGGGTGCACATGCTCAATGGAACGCTGTGCGCAACAGAACGTGCGTTGTGCTGTATTGTGGAGAACTACCAGAGTCCGGAA GGCCTGGTGATTCCCGAGGTGTTGCGTCCGTACATGCAAGGGCGCGAGTTGCTGCCGTAT GCCCCCGTTGTTGTCGTCGCCGTCGTGTGCGTAATGCTCGTCGCGTTTGGGTGGTGGAAGCGCCGGAAACGGACGCGCGAGTTTATCCAACAACTCCAGACGACGGCCGCAACGACGAATAACAATAGCACTTCGGCAACGAATAACATTTCCAATTCCAATACGACGACCACGAATGCTGCTCCGACGACTGGTGCAGATGCCCCCGCACGTCCCCCGAGACGCCGACGCCGCCGACGACCGAGCCAGATATCGACCAAGAGTCTGCCGGCGTATAACGAACAGGCCGGAGACGAGGAGATTGTGCTCGTGAG ACGGGCCGAGAACCAAAACGATTCGGACGATGACGACAGCAATGAACAGGACGATGAACCGCCCAATACTACTCGACAgccatcttcttcctcccgcgcACCTGACTCACGGCCCTTGCTCGACGATGATTCCAGTCCGGACATGCCGCGCGTATCGCTTGCCAGCA TCCCAAGAACCGAGTCAGCTGGGCCACGAGTCACTGGCCAATACCACCTTTGCTTCCTATCGCGGAAACCGAGCCTGAGCCTGAaccggagcaggagcagccagAGCCAGACCATACGCAGCGAGGACAACAGGCAACACGCTACGACGCTTCACCCATATGGCGATACTCCCACTTATGACGAGGCCATGTCCACCAGCCACGTCCATCTCCCTTCCACCGACACAGCCCATACCACCGAACCATCCACGAGCACAAACACCGACCTGGGCCAGCCCCGGCCGACGCAGACGCAACA GCCGTCTGGTTCGAGTGCGGGCCATGGATCCGCTCCATCCGAGTCGGTCGAGATGACCGACACCTCTCCCCGGCCTTCGACATCCACCCACCGCCCCTCTGGATCTACATCCGCATTCACCCACCGCCCTTCGACGTCCCTCTCGGTAAACGCACACAAACCCTCGCCCTCGCTCTCGTCCCTCTCGCTCATCCTCACCCGCTCCCAGTCGCCCACCATGTCCCGCACATCCCTCAACATCTCCTCCCCATCCCCACCACCCTC TTCGCGAGAGAGTCTTGGGAGGTTCGGAATGCCCTATGGAGAAGAAGCCATCGCTGCTGCCCGCTCGAGAGAGTACCTGCCGCCCATCTATCAGCCTAGGGTCGGCGAAGCGGGCGCGACGACCGGGGCTGACGAGAGTGGCGCAATTAGTGGCACTGGCGGTACTGGTGGGATTGCCGGGACCAATGAGATCACTCGAACCGGGTCGGGATCAGCAGGAGCAGCGCCTGGTTCAGACGACGATCCGACTGTCACGATCAGACGCGGTCCGATGATCTTGACGCCCGGTGAACTCGCCACGAGGCAGCACCGCTCGGGACTCGCCGTGTCGGCTCCTGCCGATCCCGATCCTACCGTTACCATCACCGTCACTGCTTCGGCGGACGACACCAAGGAGGCCGATGAGGACTATCACGAACCTGGACCTGGGACGACTGGGGttgggactgggactggaTTGGAACTGGAGGGGTTCGAGAAACTAG AGGATACTATGGTTATCCAAGAAGAACCCATGGGCATATACGAAGAGGCTATGACTGTACAACCCAAACCCAGAGCCACACGGGACTATCCGACGACTGAACACCACCAGCACGATCTAGCCAATCAGGACAGCCGACGAGAATCAGTCTATACGACCCATTCATTCGTGACCGCCACCGAGGGCGAACGGGACAGTTCGCCGCCTACACCTACGCCTACACCCGGCCCTGGCTCTCGCGCTAATTCGGGTTCTGATTCGGTCTCTGGGttgggttcgggttcgggcaCGCTCGTTCGTCGCCCGATCCAGATCGAGGTTTCCACCCCGTCTGAAACCCAGACTCGACTTTCGACCGAAACCCAGACCCGGTCCTCGACTGAAACTCAAACCCagagccagagccagagCCGGACTACCCCTGCCGCGCGCAAACGGTGCTCATTCCAGAATCCAGCGAGGCCCTGCATCCAGAGTTGA
- a CDS encoding alpha/beta hydrolase family protein — MHYPPPTSPAPRGTTIPRTLTPLANKQSSIPPPPALPNNNASRAFLPGWTCTPHVFQAAAPRESPPPGHSSRLATPAGLSKVERQAIADAKFEEISQLRSDIALGYKSFPVNDATMWMVANRYVPNRHRTNNSPGVTVMLSHATGFHKEIWETTLRYLLSTPQGQASIDEIWALDAVNHGDSALLNKENLGEIFEWSDHARDILNFLGNYLPDRIENNQLVRNLERVPDQTTQSRLKSGFPHRKIVGIGHSFGGCTLARAVLDSPSLFSSIILLDPVIYPSYALRGPGIDALTRGALIRREQWPDRESAQGGFLNSPFFQAWHPDVLADYAQYGTNQDEQGVRLKCSGYQEAVTFGENARLPCEVWEMLPTLDERIPLRWIMDSTSAHATGGPDLTRHTVWRRPSNSSNTQIKGAGHLNWINAFCSVVDTSRSTEALGS, encoded by the exons ATGCACTATCCTCCACCAACGAGCCCCGCACCCCGAGGAACCACTATACCCCGAACTCTGACTCCACTCGCAAACAAACAAAGCTCGATCCCCCCGCCCCCTGCTCTCCCTAATAACAATGCGAGCCGAGCTTTCCTACCCGGTTGGACGTGCACGCCGCATGTCTTTCAGGCCGCAGCACCTCGGGAGAGTCCGCCACCGGGCCACAGCAGTCGGCTCGCTACCCCCGCCGGGTTGAGCAAGGTGGAGCGACAGGCGATTGCCGACGCCAAGTTTGAGGAGATTTCACAACTCAGGTCGGATATTGCTTTAGGATACAAGTCGTTTCCCGTGAACGATGCCACAATGTGGATGGTTGCGAACCGGTATGTCCCCAATAGACACCGCACGAACAATAGTCCTGGCGTGACGGTTATGCTTTCTCATGCCACCGGATTTCATAAAGAG ATATGGGAAACTACCCTCCGATACCTCTTGTCGACGCCTCAAGGCCAAGCGAGCATAGATGAAATCTGGGCTCTGGACGCAGTGAACCATGGGGATAGTGCACTGCTGAATAAAGAGAATCTAGGTGAAATAT TCGAGTGGTCCGACCACGCCCGAGACATTCTCAACTTTCTCGGCAACTATCTCCCCGATAGAATCGAGAATAATCAGCTCGTACGGAATCTGGAGCGGGTACCGGACCAAACTACCCAATCCCGGCTGAAAAGCGGCTTCCCGCACCGCAAAATAGTAGGAATTGGCCATTCATTCGGAGGATGCACACT CGCGCGAGCCGTACTCGACTCTCCCTCGCTCTTTTCGTCCATCATTCTCCTGGACCCAGTAATCTATCCTTCGTACGCACTCCGCGGGCCTGGAATCGACGCACTAACTCGAGGGGCGCTGATCCGCCGAGAACAATGGCCTGACCG TGAGTCAGCTCAAGGCGGGTTTTTGAATTCTCCGTTCTTCCAAGCGTGGCACCCGGATGTATTAGCCGATTATGCCCAATACGGAACAAACCAAGACGAACAGGGTGTTAGATTGAAATGCTCAGGATACCAG GAAGCTGTTACGTTTGGCGAGAATGCGCGATTGCCGTGTGAGGTATGGGAGATGCTTCCGACGCTGGACGAACGGATTCCGTTGAGGTGGATCATGGATTCGACTAGTGCTCACGC AACGGGCGGACCAGATTTGACAAGGCACACAGTCTGGCGCAGACCTTCTAATTCAAGCAACACGCAAATCAAAGGCGCAGGCCACCTG AACTGGATAAACGCATTTTGTTCTGTTGTAGATACCTCAAGAAGCACCGAAGCACTTGGTTCGTAG
- a CDS encoding glycosyltransferase family 8 protein, with protein MSAYPVRPNSAFVTLLTKPSYLPGVLVLHDSLASKPVSSAYPLIVMVTPAVPHEAREILRLRGIKIRPVEAMGPEPGKWVVNPHDSRFIDAWTKLRVFELYEYERVVLLDADMLVRKNMDELMHIELPGEDWIAGAHACACNPRQLKHYPVDWVPENCAHTPMRHPICLSSPPQITSESPRPYGLINSGLVVCTPTPRLAADIQTFLQTSPRIQEYAFADQDLISDFFTGRWKPLPYIYNALKTSRFTHPSMWRDDEVKCVHYVLDKPWMEKPTWDTDAADAVRVTHSWWWEALERLERRLKGDDCLGLWDLVGPYLRATVQIN; from the exons ATGTCTGCCTACCCCGTCCGACCCAACAGCGCCTTTGTGACACTCTTGACCAAGCCCTCTTACCTCCCCGGTGTCCTGGTCTTGCACGACTCCCTCGCGTCTAAGCCTGTATCGAGCGCATATCCTCTTATCGTTATGGTCACTCCTGCCGTCCCACACGAGGCCCGGGAGATCCTTCGTCTTCGTGGAATCAAG ATACGCCCGGTTGAAGCCATGGGCCCCGAACCCGGCAAGTGGGTCGTCAATCCCCATGATTCGCGCTTCATCGACGCGTGGACCAAGCTTCG CGTGTTCGAGTTGTACGAGTACGAG CGCGTGGTTCTTTTGGATGCAGACATGCTCGTCAGGAAGAACATGGACGAACTGATGCACATCGAGCTCCCTGGTGAAGACTGGATTGCTGGCGCACACGCTTGCGCTTGCAACCCTCGCCAATTGAAGCATTACCCTGTCGATTG GGTGCCAGAGAATTGCGCTCATACCCCGATGCGTCATCCAATTTGCCTAAGTTCACCACCCCAAATTACCTCCGAGTCGCCTCGCCCATATGGGCTCATCAATTCGGGCTTGGTCGTATGCACTCCGACGCCCAGACTTGCCGCTGATATCCA GACTTTCCTCCAAACTTCGCCGCGCATTCAAGAGTACGCATTTGCGGACCAAGATCTGATCTCGGACTTTTTCACCGGTCGGTGGAAACCGCTGCCTTACATTTACAACGCCCTCAAGACCTCGCGTTTCACTCACCCCAGTATGTGGAGGGATGACGAAGTCAAG TGCGTTCACTACGTGCTTGACAAGCCCTGGATGGAGAAGCCCACTTGGGACACCGACGCGGCGGATGCTGTCAGGGTCACTCACAGTTGGTGGTGGGAGGCTCTCGAGCGCCTCGAACGCCGTCTCAAGGGCGACGACTGCCTTGGCCTATGGGATCTCGTCGGTCCCTACCTCCGTGCCACGGTCCAAATAAATTAA